In Odontesthes bonariensis isolate fOdoBon6 chromosome 9, fOdoBon6.hap1, whole genome shotgun sequence, the following proteins share a genomic window:
- the LOC142387961 gene encoding nucleotidyltransferase MB21D2 — protein MAAPALSGRAGSAGSLGNSPTMAAGRLPGGGGGGGPELDFRSAARMEDLNRLIQEFSKHDQREYDDQRALEIHTAKDFIFSMLGMVQKLDQKLPVANEYLLLSGGVREGVVDMDLDELTVYARGTDYDMDFTLLVPALKLHDRNQPVTLDMRHSALGHSWLSLRLFDEGTINKWKDCCTVVEHISGAANYFFSPTLVADWFYQSISLVLLEVQKKPQRGMPRVEKVERNGTVISVILGVGSSRMLYDIVPVVSFKGWPAVAQSWLMENHFWDGKITEEEVISGFYLVPACSCKGRKENEWRLSFARSEVQLKKCISSSLMHAYQACKAIIIKLLSRPKAVSPYHLRSVMLWACDRLPANYLAQDDFSAHFLLGLIDDLQHCLVNKTCPNYFIPQCNMLEQLSDEAAVLHARKLCSVRSDPAEHLRSTIEHAKAANRLTVELQWRGSPGNPPSPQSDAGGESQPDDRLAKKLQQLVTENPGKSISVFINPDDVTRPHFRIDDKFF, from the exons ATGGCGGCGCCTGCCCTCTCCGGTCGGGCCGGCTCGGCGGGCAGCCTCGGGAACAGCCCCACCATGGCCGCCGGGAGGCTGccgggcggcggcggcggcggcgggccGGAGCTGGACTTCAGGTCGGCGGCCCGGATGGAGGATCTGAACCGGCTCATCCAGGAGTTCAGCAAGCACGACCAGCGGGAGTACGACGACCAGCGGGCCCTGGAGATCCACACGGCCAAGGACTTCATCTTCTCCATGCTGG GGATGGTCCAGAAGCTGGACCAGAAGCTCCCGGTGGCCAACGAGTACCTGCTGCTGTCGGGGGGCGTCCGGGAGGGCGTGGTGGACATGGACCTGGACGAGCTGACCGTCTACGCCCGCGGCACCGACTACGACATGGACTTCACGCTGCTGGTGCCGGCGCTGAAGCTGCACGACCGGAACCAGCCGGTGACCCTGGACATGCGGCACTCGGCGCTGGGCCACTCGTGGCTCAGCCTCCGCCTCTTCGACGAGGGAACCATCAACAAGTGGAAGGACTGCTGCACCGTGGTGGAGCACATCAGCGGCGCCGCCAACTACTTCTTCTCCCCCACGCTGGTGGCCGACTGGTTCTACCAGTCCATCTCCCTGGTGCTGCTGGAGGTGCAGAAGAAGCCGCAGAGGGGGATGCCGCGCGTGGAGAAGGTGGAGCGCAACGGCACCGTCATCTCCGTCATCCTGGGCGTGGGCAGCAGCCGCATGCTGTACGACATCGTGCCCGTGGTGTCCTTCAAAGGCTGGCCGGCCGTGGCCCAGAGCTGGCTGATGGAGAACCACTTCTGGGACGGGAAGATCACGGAGGAGGAGGTGATCAGCGGCTTCTACCTGGTGCCGGCGTGCTCCTGCAAGGGCCGCAAGGAGAACGAGTGGCGGCTGTCCTTCGCCCGCAGCGAGGTGCAGCTGAAGAAGTGCATCTCCTCCAGCCTGATGCACGCCTACCAGGCCTGCAAGGCCATCATCATCAAGCTGCTGTCGCGGCCCAAGGCCGTCAGCCCCTACCACCTGCGCAGCGTCATGCTGTGGGCCTGCGACCGCCTGCCCGCCAACTACCTGGCGCAGGACGACTTCTCCGCCCACTTCCTGCTGGGCCTGATCGACGACCTGCAGCACTGCCTGGTGAACAAGACGTGCCCCAACTACTTCATCCCGCAGTGCAACATGCTGGAGCAGCTGTCGGACGAGGCCGCCGTGCTGCACGCCCGCAAGCTGTGCTCCGTGCGCTCCGACCCGGCCGAGCACCTGCGCTCCACCATCGAGCACGCCAAGGCCGCCAACCGGCTGACCGTGGAGCTGCAGTGGCGGGGCAGCCCCGGCAACCCGCCGTCGCCGCAGTCGGACGCCGGCGGCGAGAGCCAGCCCGACGACCGGCTGGCCaagaagctgcagcagctggtgaCGGAGAACCCCGGAAAGTCCATCTCCGTCTTCATCAACCCGGACGACGTCACGCGGCCGCACTTCCGCATCGACGACAAGTTCTTCTGA
- the parlb gene encoding presenilin-associated rhomboid-like protein, mitochondrial isoform X2, with protein MAWRSCSVLFRLTGEDMLRSSVRGGRWPHSFQQRCGFRKVAKKTETKKAEEELGPAHSESSEAAVPRRSPAPPRAFGRLVRPLLFTVGFTGCSFGSAAIWQYESLKSRVQSYFDEIRADWLEKVRPQKRGDVRKEINQWWNSLSEGQKTVTGIIAANAIVFCCWRVPSLQRLMIRYFTADPTSRTLCSPMLLSTFSHFSFFHMAANMYVLWSFSTSAVSMLGREQFMAVYLSAGVISTFFSYACKLASGRFGPSLGASGAIMTVLAAVCTKMPEAKLAIIFLPMFTFTAANALKAIVAMDAAGLLLGWRFFDHAAHLGGALFGIWYIMFGHELIWKNREPFVKLWHDLRTGGGGGGGGSSM; from the exons ATGGCGTGGAGGAGCTGCTCTGTCCTGTTCAGGCTGACCGGAGAGGACATGTTACGGAGCTCCGTGAGGGGTGGCAG GTGGCCTCACAGCTTCCAGCAGAGGTGCGGCTTCAGGAAAGTCGCCAAAAAAACAGAGACCAAGAAGGCGGAGGAGGAGCTTGGCCCCGCCCACTCCGAGTCCTCGGAGGCTGCGGTCCCGCGCCGGAGCCCCGCCCCCCCGCGGGCCTTCGGCCGGCTCGTCAGGCCGCTGCTCTTCACCGTGGGG TTCACAGGCTGCTCCTTCGGCTCGGCGGCCATCTGGCAGTACGAGTCCCTGAAGTCTCGGGTCCAGAGCTACTTCGACGAGATCCGAGCCGACTGGCTGGAGAAAGTTCGACCTCAGAAACGAGGGGACGTCCGCAAAGAG ATCAACCAATGGTGGAACAGCCTGAGTGAAGGCCAGAAGACCGTCACAG GGATCATCGCTGCCAACGCCATCGTGTTCTGCTGCTGGAGGGTCCCGTCTCTGCAGCGCCTCATGATCAGATACTTCACGGCCGACCCGACCTCCA GGACGCTCTGCTCGCCGATGCTTCTGTCCACATTCAGCCACTTCTCCTTCTTCCACATGGCGGCCAACATGTACGTCCTCTGGAGCTTCTCCACCAGCGCCGTCTCCATGCTGGGCCGCGAGCAGTTCATGGCCGTCTACCTGTCTGCAG GTGTGATTTCTACCTTCTTCAGCTATGCCTGTAAGCTGGCCTCGGGGAGGTTCGGCCCGTCTCTGGGAGCG tctggagCCATCATGACCGTCCTGGCAGCCGTCTGCACCAAGATGCCTGAGGCCAAGCTGGCCATCATCTTCCTCCCCATGTTCACCTTCACCGCCGCCAAC GCTCTGAAGGCCATCGTTGCCATGGATGCAGCCGGCCTGCTGCTGGGATGGAGGTTCTTCGACCACGCCGCTCACTTAGGAGGCGCCCTGTTTGGAAT CTGGTACATCATGTTCGGTCACGAGTTGATCTGGAAGAACCGAGAACCTTTCGTCAAACTTTGGCACGACCTGAGaaccggaggaggaggaggaggaggaggaagctcGATGTAG
- the parlb gene encoding presenilin-associated rhomboid-like protein, mitochondrial isoform X1, with the protein MAWRSCSVLFRLTGEDMLRSSVRGGSRWPHSFQQRCGFRKVAKKTETKKAEEELGPAHSESSEAAVPRRSPAPPRAFGRLVRPLLFTVGFTGCSFGSAAIWQYESLKSRVQSYFDEIRADWLEKVRPQKRGDVRKEINQWWNSLSEGQKTVTGIIAANAIVFCCWRVPSLQRLMIRYFTADPTSRTLCSPMLLSTFSHFSFFHMAANMYVLWSFSTSAVSMLGREQFMAVYLSAGVISTFFSYACKLASGRFGPSLGASGAIMTVLAAVCTKMPEAKLAIIFLPMFTFTAANALKAIVAMDAAGLLLGWRFFDHAAHLGGALFGIWYIMFGHELIWKNREPFVKLWHDLRTGGGGGGGGSSM; encoded by the exons ATGGCGTGGAGGAGCTGCTCTGTCCTGTTCAGGCTGACCGGAGAGGACATGTTACGGAGCTCCGTGAGGGGTGGCAG CAGGTGGCCTCACAGCTTCCAGCAGAGGTGCGGCTTCAGGAAAGTCGCCAAAAAAACAGAGACCAAGAAGGCGGAGGAGGAGCTTGGCCCCGCCCACTCCGAGTCCTCGGAGGCTGCGGTCCCGCGCCGGAGCCCCGCCCCCCCGCGGGCCTTCGGCCGGCTCGTCAGGCCGCTGCTCTTCACCGTGGGG TTCACAGGCTGCTCCTTCGGCTCGGCGGCCATCTGGCAGTACGAGTCCCTGAAGTCTCGGGTCCAGAGCTACTTCGACGAGATCCGAGCCGACTGGCTGGAGAAAGTTCGACCTCAGAAACGAGGGGACGTCCGCAAAGAG ATCAACCAATGGTGGAACAGCCTGAGTGAAGGCCAGAAGACCGTCACAG GGATCATCGCTGCCAACGCCATCGTGTTCTGCTGCTGGAGGGTCCCGTCTCTGCAGCGCCTCATGATCAGATACTTCACGGCCGACCCGACCTCCA GGACGCTCTGCTCGCCGATGCTTCTGTCCACATTCAGCCACTTCTCCTTCTTCCACATGGCGGCCAACATGTACGTCCTCTGGAGCTTCTCCACCAGCGCCGTCTCCATGCTGGGCCGCGAGCAGTTCATGGCCGTCTACCTGTCTGCAG GTGTGATTTCTACCTTCTTCAGCTATGCCTGTAAGCTGGCCTCGGGGAGGTTCGGCCCGTCTCTGGGAGCG tctggagCCATCATGACCGTCCTGGCAGCCGTCTGCACCAAGATGCCTGAGGCCAAGCTGGCCATCATCTTCCTCCCCATGTTCACCTTCACCGCCGCCAAC GCTCTGAAGGCCATCGTTGCCATGGATGCAGCCGGCCTGCTGCTGGGATGGAGGTTCTTCGACCACGCCGCTCACTTAGGAGGCGCCCTGTTTGGAAT CTGGTACATCATGTTCGGTCACGAGTTGATCTGGAAGAACCGAGAACCTTTCGTCAAACTTTGGCACGACCTGAGaaccggaggaggaggaggaggaggaggaagctcGATGTAG